ATCCCGCCGAGCTCCTCGATGTAGGTCTGCGTCGAGGAGTCGAGGAAGACCACCTGGTCGCAGCCGTGCTCGATGCCCTCCAGCTGACCGGCGAGCGACGAGGCGTAGTTGCCACCGCACTTGGCGGCACCCGTGCCACCGGCGCCGGCGCGCGCGTAGTCGCGGCTGAGCCAGAGGTTGACCGGCTTGAGGCCACCCGGGAAGTAGGCGCCCGCGGGGCTGGCGATGACGGAGAAGGTGACCTCGTTGGCCGGTCGCACGCCGAGGAATGCCTCGGAGGCGAACATGAAGGGCCGCAGGTACAGGCTCATCTCGCCACTGCCGTAGGCGGGGACCCACGCCTGGTCGACCTCGACGAGGGCCTTGATCCCACCGATGAAGTCCTCCTCGGAGAGCACCGGCAGAGCGAGGCGCTCACAGCTGCGGGCCATCCGGGCGGCATTGCGGTCGGGCCGGAAGGTCCACACCGTGCCGTCCTCGTGGCGGTAGGCCTTCATCCCCTCGAAGACCTCCTGCGCGTAGTGCAGGACGGATGCGGCCGGGCTGATCTGGA
The genomic region above belongs to Janibacter limosus and contains:
- a CDS encoding branched-chain amino acid aminotransferase codes for the protein MTAELTFTTTRSEAPMSAAEREAVLANPGFGSTFTDHMVTATWTKGEGWHTGEVRPFGPLQISPAASVLHYAQEVFEGMKAYRHEDGTVWTFRPDRNAARMARSCERLALPVLSEEDFIGGIKALVEVDQAWVPAYGSGEMSLYLRPFMFASEAFLGVRPANEVTFSVIASPAGAYFPGGLKPVNLWLSRDYARAGAGGTGAAKCGGNYASSLAGQLEGIEHGCDQVVFLDSSTQTYIEELGGMNLFFVTKDGRLRTPALTGSILEGVTRSSILELAPDLGLTPDESRIEIDEWTQGVASGEITEVFACGTAAVVTPVGELRWDGGSTASTAGEGGGEYTRRIRQALLDIQYGVAEDTRGWMTRLA